A segment of the Fibrobacter succinogenes subsp. succinogenes S85 genome:
TCTAAAAATCCAATAAATACTTAAAAAAGTAATTCGGCCCGAACGGGTCGTTTTTTTTGTTGTTATTTCGGCTTTCTCCTGGATTATATTTATTCAATGGTGCGTGGGTGAAATTTTTTTCTCGCAAATCTATTGACTTTTGTTGAAATAATTATATATTTGTAATAGTTACAAAAATAAGTACAAGATTAAATTGATTTTTTGTAATTTTTCATCAAATTCCGCATAGCGGAAAAGGAGAAGATATGAAGGTCTGGGTTTGCAAAGTTTGCGGTTATGTTCACATGGGTCCGGAAGCTCCGGATGAATGCCCGCAGTGCCATGCTCCGAAGAGCAAGTTCTTCGAAAAGGTGGAAACGCCTGCTGCAGGCAAGATCGTCTGGGCTGACGAACACAAGGTCGGTGTCGCTCAGGGCTTGGATGCCGAAGTGGTGCAGGGACTCCGCGAGAACTTTGCAGGTGAGTGTACCGAAGTGGGTATGTACCTTGCGATGAGCCGCCAGGCGGATCGCGAAGGATTCCCGGAAGTGGCTGAAGCTTACAAGCGCATCGCTTTTGAAGAAGCGGAACATGCCGCCAAGTTTGCAGAACTCTTGGGCGAAGTCGTCTATGCCGACACCAAGAAGAACCTGGAACTCCGCGTGGCAGCTGAAGCGGGTGCTACCGAAGGCAAGCTCGCTCTTGCAAAGCGCGCCAAGGAACTCGGCTACGATGCCATCCATGATACGGTTCATGAAATGTGCAAGGACGAGGCTCGTCACGGCTCTGCATTCCAGGGCCTGCTCGGGCGTTACTTCAAGTAAAATTGGAGTGTGGTGCGGTTCCGGACGTCTCAAGGCGTGCGGGGCCGCTTTTTTTGGGAATGTTTGAGAAGGAGGTATGATTATGCAAGAAACGGCAAGCATCCTCAAGGATCATGGCATTAGGCCGTCGTTGCAGAGGGTCTGTGTCTACCAATACCTGCGGAGCGTCAAGACGCACCCGACGGTCGATGAAATTTACATGGCGCTTTTGCCGAAGAACCCGTCGCTTTCACGCACGACGGTCTACAATACTTTGGAGCTGTTGCTTGCAAATGATTTGGCGATTTCGCTGGATTTTGGCGACGGCTTCTTGCGCTACGATGCGGACTGTTCGCCGCATTGCCATTTCAAATGCAAGGGCTGCGGCAAGGTCTTTGACGTGTTCGTGGCGCCTCCGGACTGCTCAAAAATCGTCCCGGCCGGATTTACGCTGAAGGCGACTTTGCTTTATATGTTCGGGCTGTGCGACAAGTGCTCTGCCGATGAAACGCCTACTCGCTGGCAGGCTCAGACAGAGCTGGATAATTAGTCTTTTAGTTTATCAAGGGCCTCGTTCGGGCCGATGATGAACAGCACGTCATCTTCTTGCAGGATGACGTCTGCAATATTACCGATCTTGGGTGTCGGCTCTTGCGGGTCGCGGATGGCGATGACCTGAACGCCGTACTTGTGCGTGAGCGACAGCGTTTTAAGCGTTTTACCGACAAAGTTTTTGGGACAGACGATTTCTACGATGGAGTAACCTTCCATGAACGGGAGGAAGTCCACCATGTTTGGGCGGTTCAGTCGTTCGGCGAGGCTTATGGCGGCATCGCGTTCCGGGTGGAAAATGTCCGTGACGCCGAGCTTTTCCAAGATGCTCGTGTGTTCGGCACTGCTTGACTTTGCGATGATGTGCTTGACCCCGAGTTCCTTTAGGTTAAGGATGGTGAGGAGAGATGCTTCCAGGTTGCTGCCGATGCAGACGATGACGCTATCCGCCTTGGTCAAAGACGGGATGGAGGCGAGCTGCTTTTTACGGGTACTGTCGGCGACAACAGCTTGCGAGACCATGCTTGCGAAGTCCTGGACTTTTTCGGGATGCGAGTCGATGACCATGATGTCATGACCCAGCGACGTCAAGTGACGGGCAAGGTAGTTTGCCGAATTTCCAAGACCGATAATAACGAATTGTCTAGAAGCCATGGGATAAATATAGAACTTAGAGCTTAGAGCTTAGAACTTAGTATTTGGAAAATAGAGTGAAAAAATGGATTTTGATGTGTTTTATCTAAGTTCTACCGACTAAGTTCTGCCAACTGCGCCCGATAGGGCGCGCTAGCCCACCATGATGTCTTCTTCGGCGTACCAGGCGGTGTCCTGGAGCTTGCCTGCGACTGCCGAAATGAGGAACAGCGGTCCCATTCGCCCAATGAACATCACTCCACAGATGACGATTTTCCCGACCGTGGAAAGTTCTTCGGTAAGCCCCATAGAAAGTCCGCACGTGGCATATGCGCTCACGACTTCAAAAAGAATCTTGAGGAACGGGGAACTGTTTGCGGAGTAGGCGGTGCCGGAGGGAATTTCGGTGCAGAGGAGGATGAGCGTTGCCGAAGCGATCACGACCATGGCGACCACGAAAATTCGAATGGCCTTGTCGACGGTGTTGTTCGGGATGGTGCGGCCCAAGACCTGGGTCTTTTCCCTGCCGAGGAGCCTGTTCACGCCAAGGAGCCCGATGACCGCTGCGGTCGTAATCTTGATGCCGCCGCCACAGCTACCGGGGTTTGCGCCAATGAACATGATGATGATAAAGAAGAATAGCGATGCCTGCGTGAGGTCGGGAATGCTCAAGGAATTGAGTCCGGCCGTGCGGCTTGTAAACGCCATGAACAATACGGATTGCGCGTTCTCGCCTATGGTGTGTCCGCTAAAGAGGTTGTTCCATTCGGTGAACGTAAAGACGAGGATGCTTGCGACGATGACAATGATTGTCCCGTAGGTTGCGATGCGGGTGTGCAGTGAAACGCGGCGGATTTCCTTGTGCTTGAAGTCGAAGATGTAGCGCAGTTCTGCAACGGCGAGGAAGCCGAAACCGCCAGCCAGCACGAGGATGCAGGTGGTGATGTTCATTACTGGGTTGTACTGGAAGCCTTCGAGCGAGTTGGGGAACAACGTAAAGCCCACGCCGCAGAACGAGCTGACTGCCTGGAAAACAGAGCATAAGATGCGGTCGTACATTTCCATAGATTCGAACTGCGTGAAGTAGACGATGCCGCCGATGAGTTCAAGGACAAACGTAAATGGGATCACGGCTCGGAGGATACGGCCTGCATCGATGTTTCCTTCTTGCGTGAATTCGGAGAAGAACACGGACTGGTGGCTAAATCCGGGGTGCATGCCGGCAAGCAAGATAAGCGTTGTAGATGCGGTCATGATGCCGAGTCCGCCAAGCTGCATGAGGACGACGATGAACCAGTGGCCAATATCGGTGAATGTGGAGGAAATATCGACGACGGAGAGCCCGGTGACGCAGACGGCAGACATGGAGGTGAAAAACGCTTCGATAAGGCTTACCGGGCGGGTGCTTGCTTGGGGCAAACTTAAAAGCGCCGTGCCGATAGCGATGAGCAAAAGATAGGCGAGCACCACCAACATGATGGGGTTGGCCTGGGTCCTTGTCTTGAAAATGTTCTCGGAGAGTGAATCCGCGAGCATCTGGTACTTTGAACGTAGCATAAAAGCGAATTTAGTAAAGTTAGGCGCCCTGCTCCCGTATAAATAGGAAAAGACTCCGCTTGCGCGGAGTCTTTAGTGTAAGGAGGAAATTCGTTTTTATTCCTGGACGCAGCGTACGCTGAAGCGCTTGTTCTTTGCGTCGACCTGGAAGAACTTGAGTTCCTTGTTTTCGCCGGCGTATTCGGGTTCCTTTTCCACGATGATAACCGTGTAGTTGTCGCCGACGTTGGAATCAAAGTTCTTGTCGCCATCCTGCGGGGTTGCGGATGTCCAGTGGAAACCCATCTGGCCGAGGAAGTTGCAGTCGCCGTCCTTGCAGCGGCCGCTGTAGCTCCACGGGTAGGATTCGTCGTTGATAGCTGCCTGGGCTTCTTCTCTGTTGGGGAGGCGCCAGCCGCTCGGGCATGCTCTCTGAGCGGAATTGAAGGTGTAGAGTCTTCCGTTCGAGGCGCAATTTGCGGCGACTTCGTTATAGCATTCGCCGGTAGAGCCTTCGTAGTTGAGGTCCTGGGCCATCCAGAGCTTGCCGCCGACCTGTGCGAGTTTATATGTCTTATTGTCGCGGGTGTCGGTCATCGTGAGACCATTAACGGTCGGAGCCTTGTTTTCCGGAGCGTCAATGGTGATGCCGCCACCGTTCGAAGAAGAGGTGGCTTGAGCCTTGGAAGATGACGAAGGTGGCGTAACAGTCTTTTCGCAGCCTTCGGTAAAGCAGAATACTTCCTTATTGTAGATATCGGGGTAGTTGACGCCCGGAGCCGGTTCGGGGATGACTACGTGCTTGATTGCCGGGTTTTTAGCGGCGGCTGAGGAAGAATACGTAGGCGTTTGCTGCGGTGCGGAACTGGAAGAAATTCCTGCAAAAACGGAAGAGGAGGACTCGATATACGAAGTCGGGGGCGGCGCAGCTGGACTTGAATCGTCCGCGCAAGCCCAAAAGAGGGTGGAGACCCCTACAAGAACGAAAGAAAGGAGATTTTTCTTCATGATTACCAAATATAGTTTACAAAAATGATTTGATGTAGCAAAAACTTTTTTACTATCTTTGGAATCACTATGAGCAATGTTGAAATTTTCGACACCACCTTCGCTATGACGATTCTCGTGATCATGGCACTCTGCATCCCGACAGTCCTCCTTGTTGCCAACTGGGTTTTGCACCCGGGCAAGATCAAGCACACCATTATTAAGGGTTCTGCTTACGAATGCGGCCTCGCTCACGTTTCCGGTACGGCCAACGAACGCTATCCGGTGAAGTACTACATGGTGGCCATGCTCTTCTTGGTATTTGACCTTGAAGTCGCCTTTATCTATCCCTGGACCATCCAGTTCCTTGCTGGTGGCTGGGAATTGCTGTTCATCCTCCTCGGCTTCCTCCTGATTCTCGAAGCCGGTTACATCTACCTCTTGAAGAAGGGTGTGCTGGACTGGAACAGCGTTAAGGACTAATCCTTAAAACGTTGATTATTCTATCTCAAAATGGCGGATGCAGACCTTGGGTTTGCATCCGCTTTTTTTAGACGGAAGAGGACAGATGGGTCAGTTGCGATTTCACTAACCATTGTCTACTTCCTACTGTTTACTGATTTAAAATGCGTCGCGGACGTACATCGTCATGCCGACGTTCTTGAAGTCCACCCATGAAAGTTCGCAACGGGCGTACAGGTTTTCCTTCTTGTTGAGGGCGAACCGCCCCCCGAAGCCCAGGCTCCTGTGCCACTTGTTTCGCATAAGGTCGCTGAAGTAGTCGCCCGTCTTTCCGCCTTCGAAGAAGATGTCCCCGGCGAGGCGCCAGAACAGTTTCTTGCGGAATTCCACTTGCAGAAACAAGGCCTGGTTTCCGTAGAAGTAGTTCTTCTCGACGCCTCGGAACCGCTTGAGACCGTCGGAACCGGCGAGTTTGTCGAACGGGGCGTCTCCATCTACGCGCTGCCAGAGGAAGCCGACGGCCATGGATGTGTTCCAGATGAATTCGCTGTAGCCGCGGATGTCTAGTTCCTGGTGGGTGTAGCTATAGTCGCCCATGCCTTTGTTGTAAAAGTAGTGGCCCCACTGGACGAGGTAGCCATGTCTTGCCCAGTTGGTGTTGTCGCGGGTGTCCATCGACAGGTGGTAGCCTACGCCGTTACGCCACCCGTTTGTGTTTTGAGGCTCTTCGGTTGTCCCATAGTAATGGTAGTTGTTGAACTCGACGTTTGTA
Coding sequences within it:
- a CDS encoding NADH peroxidase, producing MKVWVCKVCGYVHMGPEAPDECPQCHAPKSKFFEKVETPAAGKIVWADEHKVGVAQGLDAEVVQGLRENFAGECTEVGMYLAMSRQADREGFPEVAEAYKRIAFEEAEHAAKFAELLGEVVYADTKKNLELRVAAEAGATEGKLALAKRAKELGYDAIHDTVHEMCKDEARHGSAFQGLLGRYFK
- a CDS encoding Fur family transcriptional regulator, which encodes MIMQETASILKDHGIRPSLQRVCVYQYLRSVKTHPTVDEIYMALLPKNPSLSRTTVYNTLELLLANDLAISLDFGDGFLRYDADCSPHCHFKCKGCGKVFDVFVAPPDCSKIVPAGFTLKATLLYMFGLCDKCSADETPTRWQAQTELDN
- a CDS encoding potassium channel family protein, producing MASRQFVIIGLGNSANYLARHLTSLGHDIMVIDSHPEKVQDFASMVSQAVVADSTRKKQLASIPSLTKADSVIVCIGSNLEASLLTILNLKELGVKHIIAKSSSAEHTSILEKLGVTDIFHPERDAAISLAERLNRPNMVDFLPFMEGYSIVEIVCPKNFVGKTLKTLSLTHKYGVQVIAIRDPQEPTPKIGNIADVILQEDDVLFIIGPNEALDKLKD
- a CDS encoding TrkH family potassium uptake protein is translated as MLRSKYQMLADSLSENIFKTRTQANPIMLVVLAYLLLIAIGTALLSLPQASTRPVSLIEAFFTSMSAVCVTGLSVVDISSTFTDIGHWFIVVLMQLGGLGIMTASTTLILLAGMHPGFSHQSVFFSEFTQEGNIDAGRILRAVIPFTFVLELIGGIVYFTQFESMEMYDRILCSVFQAVSSFCGVGFTLFPNSLEGFQYNPVMNITTCILVLAGGFGFLAVAELRYIFDFKHKEIRRVSLHTRIATYGTIIVIVASILVFTFTEWNNLFSGHTIGENAQSVLFMAFTSRTAGLNSLSIPDLTQASLFFFIIIMFIGANPGSCGGGIKITTAAVIGLLGVNRLLGREKTQVLGRTIPNNTVDKAIRIFVVAMVVIASATLILLCTEIPSGTAYSANSSPFLKILFEVVSAYATCGLSMGLTEELSTVGKIVICGVMFIGRMGPLFLISAVAGKLQDTAWYAEEDIMVG
- a CDS encoding FISUMP domain-containing protein — protein: MKKNLLSFVLVGVSTLFWACADDSSPAAPPPTSYIESSSSVFAGISSSSAPQQTPTYSSSAAAKNPAIKHVVIPEPAPGVNYPDIYNKEVFCFTEGCEKTVTPPSSSSKAQATSSSNGGGITIDAPENKAPTVNGLTMTDTRDNKTYKLAQVGGKLWMAQDLNYEGSTGECYNEVAANCASNGRLYTFNSAQRACPSGWRLPNREEAQAAINDESYPWSYSGRCKDGDCNFLGQMGFHWTSATPQDGDKNFDSNVGDNYTVIIVEKEPEYAGENKELKFFQVDAKNKRFSVRCVQE
- a CDS encoding NADH-quinone oxidoreductase subunit A, producing MSNVEIFDTTFAMTILVIMALCIPTVLLVANWVLHPGKIKHTIIKGSAYECGLAHVSGTANERYPVKYYMVAMLFLVFDLEVAFIYPWTIQFLAGGWELLFILLGFLLILEAGYIYLLKKGVLDWNSVKD